One part of the Treponema sp. OMZ 787 genome encodes these proteins:
- the glpK gene encoding glycerol kinase GlpK produces the protein MKKYVLAFDQGTTSCRAILFDKNGKKLATAQQEFSQIFPKQGWVEHDAMEIWGKQSGVAREVLERSGVSTQEIAAIGITNQRETTVVWNKNTGRPVYNAIVWQCRRTADICDALKEKGFSDSIRKKTGLIIDAYFSGTKIKWILDNVPEARSMAEKGELLFGNIDTWLIWNLTRGKVHVTDYTNASRTMLFNIHTLEWDEELLKAMDIPRSMLPEVKPSSYVYGYTDEHTFGGAKIPIAGAAGDQQAALFGQACFEEGSAKNTYGTGCFMLMNTGEKIIESENGLLTTIAFGIDNSVKYALEGSSFIAGAAVQWLRDELKLIYNAHETEYYAGFVDDTNGVYFVPAFSGLGAPYWDMYARGALLGLTRGVKREHIVRAVLEAIAYQTKDVLYAMERDSKINLKSLKVDGGACANNFLMQFQSDILNVPVLRPFEKETTALGAAYLAGLAVGFWKEQGEIKKIQDIEREFRPDMEEEKRSSLYAGWKKAVERSMNWA, from the coding sequence ATGAAAAAATATGTATTGGCTTTTGATCAGGGAACTACGAGCTGCAGGGCAATCTTGTTCGATAAAAACGGAAAAAAACTTGCAACTGCCCAGCAGGAGTTTTCTCAAATTTTTCCTAAGCAGGGCTGGGTTGAGCATGATGCTATGGAAATATGGGGAAAGCAAAGCGGGGTAGCCCGCGAGGTTTTGGAAAGAAGCGGAGTTTCCACCCAAGAGATTGCAGCAATCGGCATTACCAATCAAAGGGAAACAACCGTTGTCTGGAATAAAAACACGGGCCGCCCAGTTTACAACGCCATAGTTTGGCAGTGCAGAAGAACAGCCGATATCTGCGATGCCCTTAAAGAAAAAGGCTTCTCCGATTCCATCAGAAAAAAAACCGGCTTGATAATCGATGCTTATTTTTCGGGAACCAAGATAAAGTGGATCTTAGACAATGTGCCTGAGGCAAGGTCGATGGCAGAAAAAGGCGAGCTCCTTTTCGGGAACATCGACACCTGGCTTATATGGAATTTGACACGCGGCAAGGTTCATGTAACCGATTACACAAACGCTTCGCGCACAATGCTTTTTAATATTCACACTCTTGAGTGGGATGAAGAACTTTTAAAGGCTATGGATATTCCTAGGTCCATGCTCCCTGAGGTTAAGCCTTCAAGTTATGTTTACGGATATACCGATGAACACACCTTCGGCGGAGCTAAGATTCCGATTGCTGGAGCCGCGGGGGATCAGCAGGCTGCCCTCTTCGGCCAAGCCTGTTTTGAAGAAGGTTCTGCAAAGAACACCTACGGTACAGGCTGTTTTATGCTCATGAATACGGGAGAAAAAATTATCGAATCCGAAAACGGACTCCTTACGACTATTGCCTTCGGCATAGATAATAGTGTAAAATATGCCTTGGAGGGAAGCAGCTTTATAGCGGGGGCGGCAGTTCAGTGGCTGAGGGATGAGTTAAAACTTATCTACAACGCCCACGAAACGGAATACTATGCAGGGTTTGTAGACGATACTAACGGAGTCTACTTTGTTCCGGCCTTTTCAGGTCTAGGTGCTCCCTACTGGGATATGTATGCAAGAGGAGCCCTTTTGGGCTTGACAAGGGGGGTAAAAAGAGAGCATATTGTCCGTGCGGTCTTGGAAGCCATAGCCTATCAAACAAAGGATGTCCTTTATGCCATGGAAAGGGATTCTAAGATAAACTTAAAATCGCTAAAGGTTGACGGCGGGGCCTGCGCCAATAATTTTTTAATGCAGTTCCAGTCGGATATCTTAAACGTTCCTGTTTTGCGCCCCTTCGAAAAAGAGACGACGGCCTTGGGGGCAGCCTATCTTGCAGGACTTGCAGTCGGCTTTTGGAAGGAGCAGGGCGAGATAAAAAAAATACAGGACATCGAAAGGGAATTTAGGCCGGACATGGAAGAAGAAAAAAGAAGCTCGCTTTATGCCGGATGGAAAAAAGCTGTAGAACGCTCAATGAACTGGGCATAA
- a CDS encoding iron-containing alcohol dehydrogenase produces the protein MYNFEFEVSVKILFGKGSIENLTSEILKYGKRVLLCYGGGSIKKIGLYDTITKKLDEAGIFYKELSGISPNPRIEEVEEGIKIVREHKLDFILPVGGGSTIDCAKAVSAGVNYEGSAWDLITGKAEIKNVLPIGTVLTLSATGSEMNCGAVISNLKTKEKLGFGAPPLLPKFSVLDPEYTYSVPKNQTAAGTADIMSHTFECYFTLNDGAYLQDRFAESILKTCIEYGPLAIENPESYEARSNLMWAGTWAINGLLSSGKKTAWSVHPMEHELSAFYDITHGVGLAILTPHWLRHCLNDKTVKKIADYGINVWGLPKGEEVYKTAEKAIECTSGFFKSLGIPMTLKEVGIGEEHLREMAEAAVAHRGKNGVIYGFQELRADDVYAIFKAAL, from the coding sequence ATGTATAATTTTGAATTTGAAGTATCGGTTAAAATTTTATTCGGTAAGGGCAGTATCGAGAACTTAACGTCCGAGATTCTCAAATACGGAAAAAGGGTTCTCCTTTGTTACGGCGGAGGAAGCATCAAAAAAATTGGGCTTTATGACACAATCACAAAAAAACTTGACGAAGCCGGAATCTTTTATAAGGAGCTTTCAGGTATTTCTCCTAATCCCCGTATCGAAGAAGTTGAGGAAGGAATAAAAATAGTCCGCGAGCATAAGCTGGACTTTATCCTGCCTGTCGGAGGAGGAAGCACCATCGACTGTGCAAAGGCTGTTTCTGCGGGCGTAAACTATGAAGGAAGTGCCTGGGATTTGATCACGGGCAAGGCCGAAATTAAAAATGTTCTCCCGATAGGAACAGTCCTCACCCTTTCTGCGACCGGTTCCGAGATGAACTGCGGAGCAGTTATTTCAAACCTTAAAACCAAGGAAAAGCTCGGCTTCGGAGCTCCGCCGCTTCTTCCTAAATTTTCGGTTCTTGATCCCGAATACACCTATTCCGTTCCTAAAAATCAGACAGCCGCAGGTACGGCAGACATTATGAGCCACACCTTCGAGTGTTATTTTACCCTAAATGACGGAGCCTATCTTCAAGACAGGTTTGCAGAAAGTATCTTAAAAACCTGTATAGAGTACGGCCCCTTGGCTATTGAAAATCCCGAAAGCTACGAAGCCCGCTCAAACCTTATGTGGGCAGGCACTTGGGCTATAAACGGCCTTTTAAGCAGCGGCAAAAAAACGGCTTGGTCGGTTCACCCTATGGAGCACGAGCTGAGCGCTTTTTACGACATCACTCACGGAGTGGGCTTGGCTATTTTAACCCCTCATTGGCTGCGTCATTGCTTAAACGATAAAACCGTAAAAAAGATAGCCGATTACGGCATAAATGTTTGGGGACTCCCTAAGGGAGAAGAAGTTTATAAAACAGCCGAAAAAGCAATCGAGTGTACTTCAGGCTTTTTTAAATCTCTCGGCATTCCGATGACCTTAAAAGAAGTAGGAATCGGCGAAGAGCATTTAAGAGAAATGGCCGAAGCAGCCGTTGCTCACCGAGGCAAAAACGGAGTTATCTACGGCTTTCAAGAGCTTAGAGCCGATGATGTTTATGCAATCTTTAAGGCTGCACTTTAA
- the ruvB gene encoding Holliday junction branch migration DNA helicase RuvB has product MSDDFEVVRPEEQAGDEKDRALRPRSLADFQGQTKAKENLSVFIKAARERGESLDHLFLIGPPGLGKTTLAQITAGELGVDFKVTGAPALDKPKDLAGILTTLTERSVFFIDEIHRLKPAIEEMLYIAMEDYELDWIIGQGPGARTVRIPIPPFTLVGATTRAGMVSSPLISRFGIVQRFEFYSHEELASIISRSASILEIKIEKKAALALARCSRGTPRVANRLLRRMRDFAQVAGKSSIDEMTVAAGLKQLNIDGLGLETYDRQILRSIIENYSGGPVGAETLAISIGESQDTLEDYYEPYLIQSGLLQRTPRGRMVTLKAYEHLGLNPPRVGDGQEGLFD; this is encoded by the coding sequence ATGAGCGATGATTTTGAGGTAGTGCGCCCCGAAGAGCAGGCCGGGGACGAAAAGGATAGGGCTCTTCGTCCCCGCTCTCTTGCAGACTTTCAAGGGCAGACAAAGGCAAAAGAAAATTTATCCGTCTTTATAAAGGCTGCCCGCGAAAGGGGGGAAAGCCTTGATCATCTTTTTTTGATAGGCCCGCCCGGCTTGGGAAAAACCACCCTTGCCCAAATTACGGCCGGCGAACTCGGTGTAGACTTTAAGGTTACGGGAGCCCCTGCCCTAGATAAGCCTAAGGATTTGGCCGGCATTCTTACCACCCTGACAGAACGCTCCGTCTTTTTTATAGACGAGATTCACCGTCTAAAACCTGCCATCGAAGAGATGCTTTATATCGCAATGGAAGACTATGAACTCGACTGGATAATAGGGCAGGGGCCGGGAGCAAGAACTGTGCGCATTCCGATTCCGCCCTTTACCCTTGTCGGGGCTACCACGAGGGCAGGAATGGTTTCAAGCCCCCTCATAAGCCGCTTCGGCATTGTGCAGCGCTTTGAGTTTTACAGTCATGAAGAGCTTGCCTCGATTATAAGCCGTTCCGCTTCTATCCTCGAAATCAAGATAGAAAAAAAAGCCGCCCTTGCCTTGGCCCGCTGTTCTCGCGGAACTCCGCGTGTGGCAAACCGTTTGCTGCGGCGTATGAGGGACTTTGCTCAGGTTGCAGGCAAGAGCTCGATTGACGAGATGACAGTCGCCGCAGGTCTAAAGCAGCTTAACATCGACGGCCTCGGACTTGAAACCTATGACAGGCAGATACTCCGTTCTATTATCGAAAACTACTCAGGCGGCCCCGTTGGTGCCGAAACCCTTGCAATATCTATAGGAGAATCTCAGGACACTCTGGAAGATTATTACGAGCCCTATCTTATCCAGTCGGGCCTTCTCCAACGCACTCCGCGCGGCCGCATGGTTACGCTCAAAGCCTATGAGCATCTGGGACTAAATCCGCCGAGGGTAGGGGATGGGCAAGAGGGGCTATTTGATTAG
- a CDS encoding class I SAM-dependent methyltransferase, which yields MEKNQYQAEFFKNRLQKRFKHLSKWARREGIFAYRLYDKDIPEVPLAVDLYLAETDGMEKTAFLVIYLYKRPYEKSQDEEKEWLLEIEEAASSSLSIPKERIFTKLREKQKGKNQYEKVNSNKNLIRVKEGECLFYINVEDYLDSGLFLDHRPARSMIFKEARNKKVLNLFSYTGSFSVHAAKGGASSVDSVDLSNTYLNWAKENLELNKLFDEEKNRLIKSDVIRFLEKAIEEEKKWDLIICDPPTFSNSKSADVFDVNRDWLKLCLLCLDVLSKNGRLYFSTNSQKIKFDEEELINSSKKKIRVRDITRASIPEDFRNQKIHKMWMIEEDK from the coding sequence ATGGAAAAAAATCAATATCAAGCGGAGTTTTTTAAAAACCGCCTGCAAAAACGCTTTAAACATTTATCAAAATGGGCAAGACGGGAAGGAATTTTTGCCTACAGGCTGTATGATAAGGATATTCCTGAAGTTCCTCTTGCCGTCGACCTCTACCTAGCCGAAACAGACGGAATGGAAAAGACCGCTTTTTTGGTTATCTATCTTTACAAGAGACCCTACGAAAAATCCCAAGATGAAGAAAAGGAATGGCTTTTAGAAATTGAAGAAGCGGCGTCTTCAAGCCTTTCTATACCTAAGGAAAGAATTTTTACAAAATTGAGGGAAAAGCAAAAAGGAAAAAACCAATACGAAAAGGTTAACTCAAACAAAAATCTTATAAGGGTAAAAGAAGGAGAATGTTTATTCTACATAAATGTAGAAGACTATCTGGATTCCGGTCTTTTTTTGGATCACCGCCCTGCCCGTTCCATGATTTTTAAAGAAGCAAGGAACAAAAAAGTTTTAAATTTATTTTCTTACACGGGAAGTTTTTCGGTTCATGCGGCAAAAGGCGGAGCCTCTTCGGTAGATTCGGTAGACCTCTCAAATACCTACTTAAATTGGGCAAAGGAAAACTTAGAACTGAATAAGCTCTTCGATGAAGAAAAAAACCGGCTTATAAAAAGCGATGTAATCCGGTTTTTGGAAAAAGCAATCGAAGAAGAAAAAAAATGGGATTTAATTATCTGCGACCCTCCGACATTTTCAAATTCGAAAAGTGCTGATGTTTTTGATGTAAACCGGGATTGGCTTAAACTCTGCCTCCTCTGCCTCGACGTACTTTCAAAAAATGGAAGACTTTATTTTTCGACCAATTCCCAAAAAATAAAATTCGACGAAGAAGAGCTGATTAATTCTTCCAAAAAAAAGATAAGGGTAAGGGACATAACAAGGGCCTCAATCCCCGAAGATTTTAGAAATCAAAAAATACACAAGATGTGGATGATTGAGGAAGACAAATAG
- a CDS encoding redox-sensing transcriptional repressor Rex: MTKQKVPAAPSVRRLPSYLQLVKKAETDKLEYISGTVIAEELELEPIQVRKDLTITGIVGKPKKGYPVKSLITAIEKFLGWNKAKKAFVIGAGSLGTALSGYNGLKEFGLEICAAFDSDKKKIGKEIHGLPVFRIEELDQKVKEYNPEIAILTVSPAYAQEAANTLVKAGIKAIWNFTSIKINVPAGVVVQKEDLSSGYAMLGVMMSIKK; this comes from the coding sequence ATGACAAAACAAAAAGTACCTGCAGCTCCATCTGTGCGGAGACTTCCCTCTTATCTGCAGCTTGTAAAAAAAGCTGAAACCGATAAGTTGGAATATATATCGGGAACAGTTATTGCCGAAGAATTGGAGCTTGAACCCATTCAGGTCAGAAAGGACCTGACAATTACCGGAATTGTAGGTAAGCCAAAAAAAGGCTATCCGGTTAAATCTCTAATAACCGCCATCGAAAAATTTTTAGGATGGAATAAAGCAAAAAAGGCCTTTGTAATAGGAGCCGGAAGTTTGGGCACAGCTCTTTCAGGCTATAACGGACTTAAAGAGTTCGGGCTTGAAATTTGTGCGGCCTTTGATTCCGACAAAAAGAAAATAGGAAAAGAAATCCACGGACTTCCCGTGTTTAGAATTGAAGAATTAGATCAAAAAGTCAAGGAATATAACCCTGAAATCGCTATTTTAACCGTTTCTCCAGCCTATGCCCAAGAAGCTGCAAATACATTGGTAAAAGCCGGTATCAAGGCAATTTGGAATTTTACCAGTATCAAAATCAATGTACCTGCCGGAGTTGTAGTCCAAAAAGAAGATTTAAGTTCAGGATATGCCATGCTCGGTGTTATGATGAGCATAAAAAAATAA